DNA sequence from the Candidatus Kaistella beijingensis genome:
GTTGTTATTACGGGACTTTCGGGAAGTGGAAAATCTTCTCTCGCTTTTGACACTATTTTTGCCGAAGGTCAAAGACGTTATATCGAAACTTTCTCTGCTTATGCAAGACAATTTCTCGGTGGTTTGGAGCGTCCCGATGTGGATAAAATCGACGGACTTTCTCCCGTCATTGCGATTGAACAAAAGACCACCAATAAAAATCCCCGTTCGACAGTAGGAACGGTGACTGAATTATACGATTTTCTTCGTCTGCTTTTTGCAAGAGTTTCAGATGCTTACTCTTTAAGTTCAGGAAAAAAATTGGTGAGTTATACCGAAGAACAAATTCTTGAAACCATCAAAGAAAATTACAAAGGTGAAAAAGTAATGCTTCTCGCTCCTGTTGTTCGTTCCCGAAAAGGTCATTACCACGAACTTTTCGTACAGATGGCGAAAAAAGGTTACGGACAGGCAAGAATCGATGGTGAATTGATGGACATCGAGTATGATTTAAAACTCGACCGCTATAAAACTCACGACATCGACATTGTTATCGACCGTTGGATTATCGGAGAAAATGCCACCGAAAACCGCATGGAAAAATCCCTGCGAACTGCTATGGAAATGGGAGAAGGAACCATTGGTTTGCAAAAATTAGGCGAAACCGATATTCATTATTTTTCTAAAAATTTAATGGATGATGAAACAGGCGATTCTCTCGCTTTGCCTGAACCGAACACGTTTTCCTTCAATTCCCCAAAAGGAAGTTGCCCACATTGCAAAGGTTTGGGAACCATCAAAAAAGTGAATGCCGATTATTTCATTGAAAATCCCAAACTTTCCATCAATCAGTGTGGTTTGTTGCCGTTGGAAGACATTAAATCCAACAAGTGGATTCTTGGTCAGATTAAAAATATTTTGGAAGTTTTCGATAAGGATTTGTCAACTCCAATCAAAGATATTCCGCAGGAAGCGTTGGATTTAATTTATTTTGGAGCTCACAAAGAAGTTTCCAAAGAACTGAAACACGCAGGAATTACCAAGAAAATCAAGGTGAATTTCGACGGTCTTGTTCCAACCATTGAGGAAATGATTGAGGACAAAGAAAGCTACGAAGCCATTTTGTTGGAACGTCATTTCACCACCGAAGAAACCTGTCCCGAATGTAAAGGAACTCGACTTCAACCTTCGAGTTTGAGTTTTAAAATTGACGGAAAAAATATTGCGGAAATCAACGCTTTGTCATTGGCTGATTTAAAAGATTGGTTGAATAAAGTGGAAGATCAATTCAGCGAAAAAAATAAAATCATCGCCCACGAAATCTTGAAAGAGATCAAAACCCGACTTCAATTTTTGTTGGATGTTGGTTTGGATTATTTGAGTTTGAGCCGAAGCTCAAGAACACTTTCAGGCGGTGAATCGCAGCGAATTCGTTTGGCGACGCAAATCGGTTCGCAACTCGTGAACGTTCTTTATATTTTGGATGAACCTTCGATTGGTTTGCATCAAAGAGACAACGAAAGATTGATTAATTCCTTGAAAAATCTTCGTGATATCGGCAATTCCGTGATTGTGGTTGAACATGATAAAGACATGATTTTGGAAGCCGACGAAGTTTTGGACATTGGTCCACGCGCAGGAAAATTCGGTGGTGAAGTTCTTTGGCAGGGAAAACCAAAAGATTTGTTGAAAGCCGACACCATTACTGCCGATTACATGACCGGAAAGCGGAAAATCGAAATTCCAAAAGAAAGACGAACAGGAAATGGAAAATCTTTAGTTCTAAAAGGTGCGACAGGAAATAATCTAAAAAATGTAAATCTTCAAGTTCCACTCGGGAAATTGGTTGTAGTGACAGGAATTTCAGGAAGCGGAAAATCCTCTTTGATTAACGGAACTTTATATCCGATTCTCAACAAACACTTTTACAGAGCCGTTCAAGAACCACTTCCGTATAAAAAATTTGAGGGAATTGAAAATATCGACAAAATCGTAGATGTGGACCAAACTCCGATTGGAAGAACGCCGCGCTCAAATCCAGCAACTTATACGGGAATGTTTACCGATATTCGAAATCTTTTCGCCGAACTTCCCGAGTCAAAAATTCGCGGTTACAAAGCGGGCAGATTTTCATTCAACGTAAAAGGCGGAAGATGCGAAACGTGTCAAGGTGGCGGTTTGAAAGTGATCGAGATGAACTTTTTGCCGGATGTTTACGTGCATTGCGAAACCTGCAACGGAAAACGTTTCAACCGTGAAACATTGGAAGTTCGCTACAAAGGAAAATCCATTTCCGATGTCTTGGAAATGACGATTGATGAAGCAACGGATTTTTTCCAGCCGATTCCAAAAATTTTCGCAAAAGTGAAAACTTTGCAGGATGTTGGTCTCGGTTACATCACTTTGGGACAGCAATCTACGACTTTGAGTGGAGGAGAAGCACAACGCATCAAGTTGGCAACCGAACTTTCCAAAAGACAAACCGGAAACACGCTCTACATTTTGGACGAACCTACAACCGGGCTGCATTTTGAGGATGTAAAAGTGTTGATGGAAGCGATTAACAAACTCGTGGATTTAGGAAATTCTTTCATCATCATCGAACATAATTTGGATGTGATTAAATTAGCGGATCACATTATCGACATCGGTCCAGAAGGTGGAAAACACGGCGGAAAAATTATTGCAGAAGGAACCCCGGAAGAAATTGCGAAGAATAAGAAGTCTTTGACGGCGAAGTTTTTGAAGAGGGAATTGGAATAAAAACGAAAACATTATGATTCACACGATACTAAAATCAAAACCGTGGCACAGAGCCTTCATTAGTTTATTAATGGGTGTCCTGACTTTTTTTATGGTTCAGTTGAGTGATTTGGAAGTGATTTTCTCCGCCATTTCGGGTTGGATTGCATTTTCAGCGACATTTTTATTTTTAAATTGGGTTATTGTTTTTAAAAGAAAAGTTTCGGGAATCAGAGAAAAAGCTCGTGAAGATGATGGGAGTGCTTTCTTTGTTTTTTTAGTCATATTGATTTCTTCATTCGCAAGTATGGTTGCGGTTGCAGTACTAATTACGACTCAGGATGATGGAATTCGCAGCCAAAAATTTTATGTTCCGATTACCGTTTTGGCGATGATTTTAGCTTGGACTACGCTTCATACCCAATATCTTTTTCATTATGCTCATGAATATTATGACAAAGATAAAAATGGTAAAAAAAATCAGGCAGAAGGTTTGAGCTTTCCCGATGATGAAAGTCCTGATTATTTGGACTTTGCTTACTATTCATTTTGTATTGGATGTACTTTTCAGGTTTCTGATGTGGAAACAACCTCGAAAAAATTGCGTAAGTTAACCATGGTTCACAGTTTAATTTCATTTTTTATGAATACTTTCGTGGTAGCTTTAACTATAAATTTGGTGGCAGGTTTAAGTAAATAATTAATTAATTTCATTAAATAAAATGAACTACGAAATCCGAGAAATGCAGCCCAGTGACGGTGAAAAAGTAATCGAAATTTTTCAGGAAGGAATTGACGGAGGAAACGCCACTTTCGAACAAAACGTTCCTACTTGGGAAGCTTGGGATAATAAATTCTTTAAAATCTGCCGCTTCGTTTTGGAAGACGAAAATGAAAATATCGTTGGTTGGGCGGCATTGCAGCCAATCAGTAACCGTGATTGCTTTAAAGGTGTTGCCGAAGTAAGCATTTATTTAAAAAATGAATTTCAGGGAAAAGGTTTGGGAAAAATGTTGTTGAGAAAACTAATCCTCGATTCTGAAGAACATGAATTTTGGACTTTACAATCAGGTATTTTTCCTGAAAATGAAGCGAGCATCAATGTTCATTTGTATTTAGGTTTCCGAAAAGTGGGAACAAGGGAGAGAATTGCTCAAATGAATGGGGTTTGGCGCGATGTAATTTTGCTGGAAAGACGCAGTGCAGTGGTGGGAATTTAATGTTTTAAGCAACTTATTCAATTTAAATTTTAAAGTTTGGCATCAAGATTGGAACATCGTGTTAAATATTTAAATTTTATTGAAATGAAAACAATACTCAAAATAACGGCAGTTGCAGGTTTAGCTTTTACTATGGCTTCTTGTGGTGCAGTGAACGATCCTTACGGAAATAATTATCCAAATAATTACCCGACCAACTATCCTAATGACGGCAGAGTTTACAGAGCACCTGATGGAACAGTTTACGGTAGAGGTGATGTGTACAGAGACCGAGACGGAAACGTTTATCAAAATGGTAGAGTAGTGAGAACAGGTGATGTTTACGGAAATCCGGGAATTTTAGGAAGAAGTGGAAACAATACCGTGTATTATCCAAACAACAACGCGAGAAATCTTCCTCCGGGGCAGGCGAAAAAAATCTACGGCGGTAGTGCGAAAGATTACGCACCTGGACAGGTGAAAAAAAGACAGCGTTATTATAAAAATGGTCAAGTAATTTACGATCAAAACAACCGTAGGTTTGCAGATGACGATAAGAACAAAGGAAACAAAAAGTTCAAAAATCAAAACGGAAAACGTCACGGAAACGATGACTAACAATAAATAAAAAGAGCGGGAAAATTTCCCGCTTTTTTCATTTTATAATTTGGAAGTCATTTGTACCAATTTGCACCCATTGCAACCTAGCTCCAAAAAAGGTTAGACTCTATCGATACTTCCCATTACTTTTTGTGCAAATCCGTTCAGAGCATCTTTTTCGCTCATTCCGTTTTTTACGTTGGCGTGAACTTCTAAAGCTCCGCAAATATCGGTGATTAGTTCTCCCACCACATTCAAATCTTCTTCGGTTGTTCCTCGGAATTCTGAAAATGATTCCAAAACTTCCAAAGTTTTTTCAAGGTTTTCGGGAGTTTGATTTTGATAAAACTGTCTGATGATAGGTAGTTTCATTAATTCAATTCTTTAAAAAGGTTAATTAAACTTTCCTGTTGGTTCGTTTGAACCTGATCAACCAATTCTCCGTTTTTGAAGATGGCGAAAGTTGGTAAGTTATCAACTTTAGCTAGTTTTCTGCTTTCAGGTAATTTTTCGGCATCCACATATAGGAAAGGAATCGCTTCATTTTCTGAAGCCAATTTTTTGAATTTCGGCTTCATAATTCTGCAGTT
Encoded proteins:
- a CDS encoding DUF1345 domain-containing protein, with the protein product MIHTILKSKPWHRAFISLLMGVLTFFMVQLSDLEVIFSAISGWIAFSATFLFLNWVIVFKRKVSGIREKAREDDGSAFFVFLVILISSFASMVAVAVLITTQDDGIRSQKFYVPITVLAMILAWTTLHTQYLFHYAHEYYDKDKNGKKNQAEGLSFPDDESPDYLDFAYYSFCIGCTFQVSDVETTSKKLRKLTMVHSLISFFMNTFVVALTINLVAGLSK
- a CDS encoding GNAT family N-acetyltransferase; this translates as MNYEIREMQPSDGEKVIEIFQEGIDGGNATFEQNVPTWEAWDNKFFKICRFVLEDENENIVGWAALQPISNRDCFKGVAEVSIYLKNEFQGKGLGKMLLRKLILDSEEHEFWTLQSGIFPENEASINVHLYLGFRKVGTRERIAQMNGVWRDVILLERRSAVVGI
- a CDS encoding DUF6952 family protein gives rise to the protein MKLPIIRQFYQNQTPENLEKTLEVLESFSEFRGTTEEDLNVVGELITDICGALEVHANVKNGMSEKDALNGFAQKVMGSIDRV
- a CDS encoding thioredoxin family protein, whose product is MYTELAEDNLQQIVADNEKVVVQYGATWCGNCRIMKPKFKKLASENEAIPFLYVDAEKLPESRKLAKVDNLPTFAIFKNGELVDQVQTNQQESLINLFKELN
- the uvrA gene encoding excinuclease ABC subunit UvrA, producing MKDSKEYIEVYGAREHNLKNISVKIPRNELVVITGLSGSGKSSLAFDTIFAEGQRRYIETFSAYARQFLGGLERPDVDKIDGLSPVIAIEQKTTNKNPRSTVGTVTELYDFLRLLFARVSDAYSLSSGKKLVSYTEEQILETIKENYKGEKVMLLAPVVRSRKGHYHELFVQMAKKGYGQARIDGELMDIEYDLKLDRYKTHDIDIVIDRWIIGENATENRMEKSLRTAMEMGEGTIGLQKLGETDIHYFSKNLMDDETGDSLALPEPNTFSFNSPKGSCPHCKGLGTIKKVNADYFIENPKLSINQCGLLPLEDIKSNKWILGQIKNILEVFDKDLSTPIKDIPQEALDLIYFGAHKEVSKELKHAGITKKIKVNFDGLVPTIEEMIEDKESYEAILLERHFTTEETCPECKGTRLQPSSLSFKIDGKNIAEINALSLADLKDWLNKVEDQFSEKNKIIAHEILKEIKTRLQFLLDVGLDYLSLSRSSRTLSGGESQRIRLATQIGSQLVNVLYILDEPSIGLHQRDNERLINSLKNLRDIGNSVIVVEHDKDMILEADEVLDIGPRAGKFGGEVLWQGKPKDLLKADTITADYMTGKRKIEIPKERRTGNGKSLVLKGATGNNLKNVNLQVPLGKLVVVTGISGSGKSSLINGTLYPILNKHFYRAVQEPLPYKKFEGIENIDKIVDVDQTPIGRTPRSNPATYTGMFTDIRNLFAELPESKIRGYKAGRFSFNVKGGRCETCQGGGLKVIEMNFLPDVYVHCETCNGKRFNRETLEVRYKGKSISDVLEMTIDEATDFFQPIPKIFAKVKTLQDVGLGYITLGQQSTTLSGGEAQRIKLATELSKRQTGNTLYILDEPTTGLHFEDVKVLMEAINKLVDLGNSFIIIEHNLDVIKLADHIIDIGPEGGKHGGKIIAEGTPEEIAKNKKSLTAKFLKRELE